In the Pieris napi chromosome 19, ilPieNapi1.2, whole genome shotgun sequence genome, one interval contains:
- the LOC125059036 gene encoding myb/SANT-like DNA-binding domain-containing protein 3 produces the protein MDKKKQKPYSEYERQLLVQLVQSKIGILENRKTDAVSQKKKHEAWEELAIEFNNSNVSHTADSKQLKKMWQNMKAKARDAKTLEAQRKRTGGGPAPPEMGPMDTQVIAVMPQIMPSIDVPIDCDTLTTVEAGTGYDNDGESWRPKRARVSSIEATLESVIQPGTSQDWTDEAGLTETSVEVTTKSEPSQLSATPSAIRKNKTSFEDIKKKLLWQELDNNKKKFEIEVEHMKLKNQLEIEFLRHKYKLELEILQFKKESENK, from the exons atggataaaaaaaaacagaagccTTACTCGGAATATGAGAGGCAACTGCTTGTACAGTTGGTTCAGTCAAAGATTGGCATTCTAGAGAACAGGAAGACGGACGCCGTTTcccaaaaaaagaaacacgaGGCTTGGGAAGAATTAGCAATAGAATTTAATAACTCTAACGTGTCACATACT GCTGAttctaaacaattaaaaaagatgTGGCAAAATATGAAGGCAAAAGCTAGGGATGCCAAAACCCTTGAAGCCCAAAGGAAGAGGACAGGAGGAGGACCAGCACCGCCTGAAATGGGGCCAATGGACACTCAAGTGATTGCAGTCATGCCACAAATAATGCCATCAATAGATGTGCCAATAGACTGTGACACATTAACTACAGTAGAAG CTGGTACTGGTTATGACAACGACGGTGAAAGCTGGAGACCAAAGAGGGCAAGAGTGTCCAGTATAGAGGCCACACTTGAATCTGTAATTCAGCCGGGAACAAGCCAGGACTGGACTGATGAAGCTGGGTTAACGGAAACCAGTGTTGAGGTCACCACTAAAAGTGAACCCTCTCAGCTATCAGCTACACCATCAGCgatcagaaaaaataaaacttcatttgaggatattaaaaaaaaattgctgtgGCAAGAGTTagacaacaacaaaaaaaaatttgagataGAAGTGGAACACATGAAACTAAAAAATCAGTTAGAAATCGAATTTCTtcgacataaatataaattagaactagaaattttacagtttaaaaaagaatctgaaaataaatga